In Bicyclus anynana chromosome 22, ilBicAnyn1.1, whole genome shotgun sequence, the following proteins share a genomic window:
- the LOC112054205 gene encoding uncharacterized protein LOC112054205, with protein MWSGEVPARASASPGLLRRRYSMPETIMRKYRLAQQRSENECEDAGRWSATGASSGTRASCAWCGARAAGARREREHMRKSALLRLWGRAGASPARACPCVPCAPCGTRSLDASHSELHTSPRRLRLDTSRDRNSDSSGSPARAISSCTDPITDVSLPREISRPIVPETRIVRTPIDSPTLHIDDRSFTDSSDAFTTSMPTMKEVGYRGSQYAQISTSDYIDGRVSERSISAENEESNMVPYTKPLSLETPYDILEIVVSETLDIRPAAINNVSPEKPPQILRNQAAITQKNSVVPQKNSVVPQKNSVVPQKNSVVPQNNSVVPQKNSVVPQKNSVSPQKNSVIPQKNPVIPHKKSQTPNIDLDEYVSNILVESLNSLTDQLESMNATIGNDRKMSIVEKEIKVKLQNTGVNTIVHLSPTSNNQIIFGNEELYESDNRRDDCNNPRDICSSSNIRESAISIESNNNFTSAESLRIDDATLLNSQPKVESFINIPSDTVNKAVLQQIQKLFQEELQSMEPELNSPDGPMPSISHIEISNVDVFIDNNGGLFSNSDEIEVQTQRNASEYEVLGGVGAGNYFEENDDNAIVPRFSAFPHTESMEVNTSSSEDAELLGSDCTSLVDSLDDPNSPRSILLRRSFNNNKRSELVRSAIDVLDLLPENADKHDITSPKEKGEAFFIRIKDDNCDCEKENMIVADHMPETIKQRLFKRHRKRELRMECARRSKVKQLKRDLENENLQNQKEVYRSKKELEKECMAIINALIDDVIAKIAQDEYKCMRISQRSNKLVAAKSDENLLRKHWKKDSENNNNRNARKLSKNAVSHSCSENLDKDYRKGERLLRGRVSMQTHHTSNSSTDESPPKRIYQKSEIRDGNKCIEILEILEYVNSSQNSDTTNSDENHNLSSRNKKSRIPVPVNEKVQRVHNSSSQRNQKTNGSRLTPPILSKERNGKSSHLLANMLLDAFEDDDVTHDVPVRRASVPCESRARSNSLRFKNVFDIIPEERSSLSIESTDDSYTRRASAPSLSEGLHSTDQDERRRPPESQNRSKELKIPDVRNTGTSPMTDPYRSQVSVGAMTSPIRKSAGTSPIRIPSAEPSERRHYQSPISYQQQKPKRVTPQRREEEGISRTLAPILSHRTASTIFVECPTRRTSVPLTEPTRRLRGGYSESETANPLFRLKRGKRQDGHVSSNVIGSERRSSEEVSSVGDRDRRKEKSRVKDVLGCRRGKTEVKVESHKKERVQKTAFGRSEEDGAEEMWSSSESSGSLLCSLAPAWLTARRRRRRAAPPGEWAVTVAGSCPAALPNDVEMRLRFPDPSRRSAPAPTPQPPPPPPPACPRAVECGAQCSQSGRPRRVLDDAGRLTLTVKKEASDSSIVASKSVKKSSDLLPDLHTYRASRSKTRSSVKTRRGYSLHCWLPEDEPTPIRARNGLAVEGSAIVPHRKPRVPSMSERDLTRGPFSRHLRHLF; from the exons ATGTGGAGCGGAGAGGTGCCAGCGCGGGCCTCGGCCTCGCCCGGCCTCCTGCGCCGCAGGTACTCCATGCCCGAGACCATCATGAGGAA ATATCGGTTAGCGCAACAAAGATCAGAAAATGAATGTGAAGACGCCGGCAGGTGGAGTGCGACCGGTGCATCATCAGGAACGCGAGCTTCTTGCGCATGGTGCGGCGCTCGTGCCGCCGGGGCGCGACGGGAGAGAGAACATATGCGTAAATCCGCACTTTTACGCCTCTGGGGACGAGCTGGGGCTTCACCTGCGAGAGCTTGCCCTTGCGTCCCCTGCGCTCCCTGTGGGACCCGTTCTTTGGACGCTTCCCATTCCGAATTGCATACTTCACCGCGACGATTACGCTTGGATACATCCCGAGATCGTAACTCAGATTCATCAGGATCTCCAGCACGAGCCATATCGTCTTGCACAGATCCTATAACAGACGTATCATTACCCAGGGAGATATCAAGACCGATTGTACCAGAGACAAGAATAGTTCGGACACCAATTGACAGTCCAACGTTACATATCGATGATCGATCATTTACCGACTCCTCAGATGCTTTTACAACATCGATGCCTACTATGAAAGAAGTTGGATACAGAGGATCACAATATGCCCAGATATCGACAAGTGATTACATTGATGGTCGAGTTAGCGAGAGATCTATTAGCGCTGAAAACGAGGAAAGCAACATGGTACCGTATACTAAACCATTATCTTTAGAGACACCTTACGATATATTAGAAATTGTCGTTTCTGAAACATTGGATATTCGTCCTGCAGCTATTAATAATGTTTCACCTGAAAAACCTCCGCAAATACTCAGAAATCAGGCAGCAATCACTCAAAAGAATTCAGTGGTTCCTCAAAAGAATTCAGTGGTTCCTCAAAAGAATTCAGTGGTCCCTCAAAAGAATTCAGTGGTTCCTCAAAATAATTCAGTAGTTCCTCAAAAGAATTCAGTGGTTCCTCAAAAGAATTCAGTTAGTCCACAAAAAAATTCAGTGATACCTCAAAAGAATCCCGTGATTCCGCATAAAAAATCTCAAACACCAAACATAGACTTAGATGAATATGTTTCAAACATACTAGTAGAGAGTCTCAATTCATTGACAGACCAATTGGAGTCAATGAACGCAACAATTGGTAACGATAGAAAAATGAGTATTGTTgagaaagaaataaaagtaaaacttcAGAATACAGGTGTTAACACAATTGTGCATTTAAGTCCGACTTCTAACAACCAAATCATTTTTGGCAATGAGGAACTGTATGAAAGTGATAATAGACGTGATGACTGTAATAACCCACGTGACATTTGTAGTAGTAGCAATATTCGTGAAAGCGCTATAAGTATTGAATCTAATAACAACTTTACATCAGCGGAAAGTTTAAGAATTGACGATGCAACACTTCTCAATAGTCAACCTAAAGTCGAGTCGTTTATAAATATTCCAAGTGATACTGTAAATAAGGCGGTCTTACAACAGATACAAAAACTTTTCCAGGAAGAGCTTCAAAGTATGGAACCTGAATTGAACTCACCAGACGGTCCTATGCCGAGCATCTCGCATATTGAAATTTCAAATGTCGACGTATTCATAGATAACAACGGTGGCCTTTTCTCCAATAGTGATGAAATTGAAGTGCAAACTCAAAGAAATGCCTCTGAATATGAAGTCCTAGGCGGTGTTGGTGCAGGAAACTATTTTGAAGAAAATGACGATAATGCTATTGTTCCTCGGTTTTCTGCTTTTCCACACACAGAATCAATGGAGGTGAATACTTCATCATCAGAGGATGCTGAACTGTTGGGTTCTGATTGCACAAGTCTTGTTGATAGTTTAGATGACCCAAATTCACCGCGATCTATCCTTCTTCGAAGGTCCTTCAATAATAACAAGCGGAGTGAGCTTGTTCGATCTGCTATAGACGTTTTAGATTTACTACCAGAAAATGCTGATAAACATGACATCACATCTCCGAAAGAAAAGGGTGAAGCCTTCTTCATAAGGATAAAAGATGATAATTGTGATTGCGAGAAAGAAAACATGATTGTAGCAGATCATATGCCAGAAACAATAAAGCAAAGATTATTTAAGAGACACCGAAAAAGAGAACTGCGTATGGAATGTGCAAGACGAAGTAAAGTTAAACAACTAAAAAGGGATTTAGAAAACGAAAATCTCCAAAATCAAAAAGAAGTGTATCGATCAAAAAAAGAATTGGAGAAAGAATGTATGGCAATAATAAATGCACTAATTGATGATGTCATTGCAAAGATTGCACAAGACGAGTATAAGTGTATGCGTATAAGCCAACGTTCAAACAAATTAGTTGCAGCTAAGTCAGATGAAAACCTGTTAAGAAAACATTGGAAGAAGGatagtgaaaataataataacaggaaTGCTCGTAAGTTGTCCAAGAATGCAGTATCACATTCATGTTCAGAGAACCTTGATAAGGACTACAGAAAAGGAGAACGTCTTCTTCGTGGGAGAGTCTCTATGCAAACACACCATACTTCGAATTCATCTACAGACGAGAGCCCTCCGAAAAGGATCTACCAAAAATCCGAGATACGCGATGGGAACAAATGTATAGAAATTCTTGAAATTCTCGAATATGTGAATAGTTCCCAAAACTCTGACACGACAAACTCGGATGAAAACCACAATTTGAGCTCAAGGAATAAGAAATCGAGAATCCCTGTACCGGTTAACGAAAAAGTCCAAAGGGTACATAATAGCAGTTCACAAAGAAACCAGAAGACTAATGGTAGCAGATTAACTCCACCGATCCTCTCAAAAGAGAGAAACGGCAAGTCGAGTCATTTGTTGGCCAACATGTTActtgacgcgtttgaagacgaCGACGTAACTCACGATGTGCCAGTTCGTCGCGCTTCCGTGCCTTGTGAATCACGTGCCAGGTCAAATTCCTTGCGTTTCAAAAACGTATTCGACATCATACCGGAGGAGCGAAGTAGTTTAAGTATAGAATCGACTGACGATTCCTACACACGGAGAGCATCCGCCCCAAGTTTAAGCGAAGGCTTACATTCCACTGATCAAGACGAACGACGAAGACCGCCTGAATCTCAAAATCGGTCAAAAGAATTAAAGATTCCTGATGTGAGAAATACAGGGACATCTCCTATGACGGATCCGTATCGTTCACAAGTGAGTGTAGGCGCAATGACGTCACCTATACGAAAGTCAGCTGGGACCAGTCCTATTCGGATACCCAGTGCGGAACCGAGCGAACGACGACATTACCAGTCACCTATCAGCTACCAACAACAAAAGCCCAAGCGAGTGACGCCTCAAAGACGGGAAGAAGAAGGTATCTCACGCACTCTCGCACCAATCTTATCACACCGCACAGCTTCCACTATATTTGTAGAAT GTCCAACAAGGCGTACATCGGTGCCATTAACAGAACCCACTAGACGTCTGCGAGGTGGTTACAGCGAATCTGAGACAGCGAATCCTCTCTTCCGTCTAAAGCGTGGGAAGAGGCAGGACGGACATGTCAGCTCCAATGTCATCGGCTCTGAAAGACGTTCTTCAGAGGAAGTGTCTTCTGTCGGAGATAGAGACAGAAGGAAAGAGAAGTCAAGAGTCAAAGATGTATTGGGATGTAGGCGAGGGAAGACTGAAGTTAAG GTGGAGTCACATAAGAAGGAGCGGGTACAGAAGACCGCTTTCGGACGGAGTGAGGAAGATGGCGCGGAGGAGATGTGGAGCTCGAGCGAGTCGAGCGGCAGCTTGCTGTGCTCTCTGGCGCCGGCATGGCTGACGGCTCGCCGCAGACGACGACGCGCCGCACCGCCTG GAGAATGGGCAGTGACAGTCGCTGGTTCCTGTCCAGCAGCCTTGCCCAACGACGTGGAGATGCGGCTGCGCTTCCCCGACCCCAGCCGTCGGTCAGCTCCCGCGCCGACCCCGCAgcccccgcccccgcccccgcccgCCTGCCCCCGCGCC GTGGAATGCGGCGCGCAATGCTCGCAGAGCGGACGACCTCGCCGGGTGCTGGACGACGCGGGCAGACTCACACTCACCGTCAAGAAAGAGGCTTCAG ACTCTTCAATCGTAGCGTCGAAGAGTGTCAAGAAGTCATCGGATCTGCTGCCCGATCTACACACGTACCGCGCCTCGCGCAGCAAAACACGCAGCTCCGTCAAG ACGCGGCGAGGGTACTCCCTGCACTGTTGGCTACCGGAAGACGAACCTACGCCGATAAG AGCACGTAACGGACTGGCAGTGGAGGGCAGTGCTATCGTACCTCACCGGAAACCGCGAGTGCCTTCGATGAGTGAGCGAGATCTCACTCGAGGACCCTTCTCAAGACACCTCCGTCATCTCTTCTAA